The Canis aureus isolate CA01 chromosome X, VMU_Caureus_v.1.0, whole genome shotgun sequence region CCAGCAGAATTAAGACCAAATTACCATCTAGATCCTTCGGAGATTAAGGACAGTAAGGTAAAAccatcaaaaaaataagtaacagcCACCCCGAGGAAGATACTATTAacctcattctatttttttttttttttacagatgaacaGATGGAGACTCAgtttcaaaggaaggaaggaaggagcagagtCAGAATTCAAGGTCAGGGACCCCCAACTCCCTAACTCTTGCCCCACAAGCATGACACTGTTTATACCGAAGATTCACTCTCTCTGTACTTAGTTCACAACCAAATACTTCAGAAACTAGAGAGTAAAGATTCATCAGGGATGACATTTCTTCCAAGTGTTAAAATAACACAGTCCAGGTATTTTGTTTACGATTGTAGGCAGAACCgtcttaagagaaatgaaaactgccTAGTCCTAGGAGCCACTCTATAGAAATTCTGATTTGGAATCTTCACTTTATCTCATATGGCCAGCTGATTCTGATGGTTATTCTTGGACCACACTGAGAAATACTGCTTCAGTTGAATAGATCTCTCAGCGTGTTCATTAGGTGATTCTCAAATAGCACTGTAGGGAGAGGCAGATCAGCTAGGTTGGGTCCTTACAGTGTTATTTCATCACTCAGaccctgttttctcatctataaaatgaaattaatattaacCTAGATTCACTGTGAAGaataaataaggagaaaatattaaaataactattttttttttttacaaaaaataacaGAGATGGACTCCTACAAGATCTAAGAACATATATCAGGTTTAATCATATGAAAATGCTACCGCTTGGCCATTTCTGACCTACAAAAACAGCAATTCCACaggatttaataaaatttaaaatcatagtAATCATAGTAATAACATATGGTATTGGGTGCAGGAACTGGCAAACAATGGAGTATAAAAGAGGGTATTCATGAAAGAAGATCATGTGAATATGGAAGTTTAGTTTACTAGAAtggtatttcaaataaaaagtggATTGTTCTATAAGTGCATAATTGTGACAACTGACTTATCTTGGAAAAAAGTTAAATCCTGTGATTTCACATTATACCCCCAAAATGACCTGTAGATGGGTCAAAGcactaaatgtaaaataataataataataataattggaaaaATCTTGAGTAGTGAAGCCATTTGTAAGCAAGACATAAAACTCAAAATCCTGAATGACAAAATATGATAAACTGagcaccaaaattaaaaactatctGATGAAAGACATCATAAAGAAGACAGAATGGTAAAAAAGATTTGCCCCatataaaacagacaaaagattAATAACCATAATAAAGAACCCCCATAAAAAACAGCAACAGAACAGGCAAAGCCCATATGTAGACAATccacagaataaaaaatacaaatgatcatTAAGACAagacaaatgcaaatgaaattagCTCTGTAAAACATCTGGCAAAGCATTACCAGAACCCATCTCAACCCTGACAGATGATTAGTATCAAAGCCATCTTACCTTTGACACATAGTAACGATTAACTCCAGAGACTCGCCTATCTCTTTGCATCAAACTCCACTGATATGGATAATAGGCAACCCTTTTTTCctacaattaaaagaaattattgcaCAATGTTTATGAAAATGAATGACCCAACAGAAAGCTATCAGAATTTATAAGTGACACTCTAGAAAAATGGGATCATcattgaaacaaaaaacaaattaagagcagatcctaaacatttttttaaattgaagttcgatttgccaacatgagAACAGATCCTAAATAAGACCGGACTATTAAACTTCAAAATTAGGATGGTAACCATGAGTTCTTATACTTTCTATTTTAACCAGCGCCTGTTTTTTTTCCcgttcctccttccctcccacctccctcgcCCTCCTACCCCCCGTTTTAAAGACGTGACTACTTGTTTCCTTTTGGGACGCCAATGAGAAGAAACAACAGCGGTAGATCACACGTGAAGATCACAAAACCAGAAAGCGAATACATTATAACCTGTAGTCAAGCGATAACGTGAAGGGCTAGGAGGAGAGGAAAGTTACGGTCCTGATGTGAAAAGCAGGATCTTGCGGCAAATTCCTAAAGGCttgggaaaaagggtgggggataAAAAATGTCAAGGTAAAAACTTAATTAAGGGTAGGGAGGCTAAAAGCCGAGAAGCTACCAAGATGTGGATGTGagaaattacaattttaaaaaaaggatcagagATCCGAGGGAGTGCAGGCAAGACTAAAGCGACGCCCAGGAGTTGGCCCACCTTCTTATCTACCTTTCCAGTTCTCAAACCTGCTCTGCCCACTCTTCACCCAACAACTAGCTGCTTCTTGCTAGAGTAGAATGTGGTTTCCGTCGGGTTTCGTTCCGCAAGCCTCCGCTTTTAGGCGACACGAAGACAGCTCGACAGCTCCTCCGGACCCCAGTGGCCTCCCGCCGCCCGTTTTGTAACGCCAGTCCGCGGAGTCGGCCGTCGGGCCGGAGAGGCCGCCTTACCTTGCCCCCGTTAGTGAACCTGTGGATGTGCGCCGTGGCTATGCCGGGGATGACCAAGCACACGGCCATGACGCCGATCCCGGGCA contains the following coding sequences:
- the NDUFA1 gene encoding NADH dehydrogenase [ubiquinone] 1 alpha subcomplex subunit 1, with protein sequence MWFEILPGIGVMAVCLVIPGIATAHIHRFTNGGKEKRVAYYPYQWSLMQRDRRVSGVNRYYVSKGLENID